The window aacTACAAACGGGAACAGCTGATTTAGGACTACAAAcgggaacagctgttttaggactACAAAcgggaacagctgttttagaacTACAAACGGGAACAGCTGATTTAGGACTACAAAcgggaacagctgttttaggactACAAAcgggaacagctgttttaggactACAAAcgggaacagctgttttaggactACAAAcgggaacagctgttttagaacTACAAAcgggaacagctgttttagaacTACAAAcgggaacagctgttttagaactacaaacaggaacagctgttttagaacTACAAAcgggaacagctgttttagaacTACAAAcgggaacagctgttttagaacTACAAAcgggaacagctgttttagaacTACAAAcgggaacagctgttttaggactACAAAcgggaacagctgttttagaactacaaacaggaacagctgttttaggactacaaacaggaacagctgttttaaaactacaaacaggaacagctgttttaggactacaaacaggaacagctgttttagaactacaaacaggaacagctgttttaggactacaaacaggaacagctgttttaaaactacaaacaggaacagctgttttagaactacaaacaggaacagctgttttaggactACAAAcgggaacagctgttttaggactACAAAcgggaacagctgttttaggactacaaacaggaacagctgttttaaaactacaaacaggaacagctgttttaggactacaaacaggaacagctgttttaaaactacaaacaggaacagctgttttaaaactacaaacaggaacagctgttttaaaactacaaacaggaacagctgttttagaactacaaacaggaacagctgttttaaaactacaaacaggaacagctgttttaggactacaaacaggaacagctgttttaaaactacaaacgggaacagctgttttaggactacaaacaggaacagctgttttagaacTACAAAcgggaacagctgttttagaacTACAAACGgcaacagctgttttaggactacaaacaggaacagctgttttagaacTACAAATgggaacagctgttttaggactACAAACGGCAACAGCTGTTTTAGAACTACAAAcgggaacagctgttttagaacTACAAAcgggaacagctgttttagaacTACAAACGggaccagctgttttagaactACAAACtggaacagctgttttaggactacaaacaggaacagctgttttagaacTACAAAcgggaacagctgttttaggactacaaacaggaacagctgttttagaacTACAAAcgggaacagctgttttagaacTACAAAcgggaacagctgttttaggactACAAAcgggaacagctgttttaggactACAAAcgggaacagctgttttagaactacaaacaggaacagctgttttagaacTACAAAcgggaacagctgttttaggactacaaacaggaacagctgttttagaacTACAAAcgggaacagctgttttaggactacaaacaggaacagctgttttaggactacaaacaggaacagctgttttaggactACAAAcgggaacagctgttttaggactACAAAcgggaacagctgttttaggactACAAACAGGAACAGCTCCTGGTTATATAACTTTTATAGTTCGGTTTAGGAGatttacacacagattaaacacacagttacacatacGACACTTTTCATCGACGTGCATAAGACTTCAAACAGTCATTACATCATACAAATCACATCTGGATGCAGATCTCAGTCAGCAGCACTCTGATGCTGGTTTAACAACAAGATAgactgataaaaaataaaagaatttcattattattataaaagaaTTCTTCAGCCTGCTGTGTTTGGCAGAAGTTGGTATTTTCTGTTGCAAGGAGTCAGAAGAGACACTGCTAGCAAGTCTAAGCATGTTCTTGTTGTGAGCTAACTGAAAGTAGTGGCCCACAGGATGGACAATAATATTCACACAACCCCGGATTTAATGTatagtttagtttttagtttgacAGATGGGCTGCTGTGAGGTCATACTACAGTACAGCATGACTCTCTGAATATCAAACAGGAACATCTGCTACTGCCACCAAAAGATCTGAGTCTATGAAGAAAGTAAGTGTGCTGCTGTATCTCCTGAGGAGTCCATGATAACACGCAGGACGACACTAGACTAATGTCTACACTGTGGATTGTAAAAGGAGGCAGCTGACAATATGGAAGGTCAATAATAATTTCCTGTCTTGTCGATAATAAACCAGTCAACAGCAGGGATAGTACGGTGGAATCATCAGAGTATTATAGAGAAACTGGTTGGTGGTATAATGTCAACAACACAGGTGAGCTGATGCAGCCTTCAGGCGCTGCAACATTAGTCGTGACCGGAGAGGAAAGTGCATCAGCTACCTGGTTTACAAACATGTCACCAGGTATAAATGGAGAGTATTACCTGTTCCTGGCCACGCCCTTCTTCAGACCCCGCCCTCCATCGTTCTGAGCGCGCTCAGGAAAGAGCTTGGTGGGGGGGTTTGGAGGGACTCGAGTCCTCAGACGGAAGATGCACTTCCTCTTCTTTATCTCCTTCCCACACagaaacctgaacacacacacacacacacacacacacacactcagtataAATACACAGAATACACAgatactgcagtatttatactggcTATGCTTCTTACTTGCTCTTGTATTTGTTGAGAGCGTCCAGCAGGTGCTGCCCCCTCTCTGCTGGAGGCGTGTTagacagctgagagagagacagacaggtggtaACTACGCTGAGCAGCAAACTGAGAAAAATAGATTCCACATTTTTGACTGTTCAAAAATTATGTCCAACTATTTGGATTTATTTTTACCACAATCAGATTCCCAGTGAGGAAAACAACCATCATGCCTCGGCATTAAGATTATTATACTGTGAGAGGATCTATTGTGTACAAACACTGAAGCCTTCAGGCAGCGAGTCAGCCGGCCTGACTCGTTAATATATCAtgataattatataataatgatataattatataataattatatcattatatatttattatataattatataattatatatttattatataattatataataattatataattataacaCTAGTTTCTCATATCTTGTTTAATGTCTTTCTTTCCATATTCGGGATATTTGTGTTTCACACAAGCGGCGGCATTCTTCTTCCTAGGATTGTGAGGGATTATGGGAGCGATATTAAATATGTTACAGGCTGTTAAAGAAATCAGGAGAGCATGAAATAAgatcccagtgttcccagttaGAGCGCAGTCACTACACACACCGCGCTCAGACTGGTTTTTGGTTGGATTTGTAGTTAAGATAGAAAACACTGAACTTAGACAATCTGTCACGGACATTTCAAAGTTTCATTTCagtcatgctgtgatttggctTTCTAGGACAGTCCGGTCCAGTCCGGTCCTAGTTCGGTTCTGGTACCTTTCCGAGCTGCAGATGGTCCCAGTTAGCGGAGACGAAGGCCAGGATCTCGTCCAGCTCGAAGTATTTCTTCTTGCTGCTGACGGACAGGTTGTAGAGAACCAGGTGAACCACATCGACCCACCTCAGGGACAGCCGGCGGACATACTCAGACCCTTTATTACACACCGAGCACAGGAAGAGGTAGAACCTGCAGGGAACACGGAACATCAGCACCGACCTAACGAGGGTCTTAACGAGGAAACTGAGAGCAGCACACAGGTGAGTTACCTGTCTCCAAACATCATGGACTCCTGCAGAGACTGAGTGCACGCTTCATGGAACCACTGCTGACACCTGAAACACTGCAGCATCTTCAGGTACCACctagaaacacaacacacagatcaGCAGTAGCATctagaaacacaacacacagatcaGCAGTAACATctagaaacacaacacacagatcaGCAGTAGCATctagaaacacaacacacagatcaGCAGGTAGCATctagaaacacaacacacagatcaGCAGTAGCACctagaaacacaacacacagatcaGCAGGTAGCATctagaaacacaacacacagatcaGCAGGTAGCATctagaaacacaacacacagatcaGCAGGTACCACctagaaacacaacacacagatcaGCAGTAGCACctagaaacacaacacacagatcaGCAGTAACATctagaaacacaacacacagatcaGCAGTAACATctagaaacacaacacacagatcaGCAGTAGCACctagaaacacaacacacagatcaGCAGTAACATctagaaacacaacacacagatcaGCAGTAACATctagaaacacaacacacagatcaGCAGTAGCATCTAGAAACACAGATGTGGTTTGTAGAGCATCACTGTTTCTTTACAAGTGTGATGTAACAGTGagccacagtgtgtgtgtctctgattGGTCGGTCTTACTCTCCAGGGCCTCCGCAGTAGCAGTAACACTGCTGCTGATTGGTCCGGTGCTGAGAGTCCCAGTCCAGAGCGTCCAGGTGATACGGCAACACCTGCTTCATGGCCGACAGAGCTCTGCTGATTGGACCCTTCTTCAGAGCGCCCCCTTTCTGTGGAGAGGAGACAgtactgttactactactgtagtactgttactactgctgTAGTACTGTTACTACAGCTGTAGTACTGATACTACAACTGTAGTACTGTTACTACAACTGTAGTACTGTTACTACAGCTGTagtactgttactactgctgtagtactgttactactgctgTAGTACTGTTACTACAGCTGTAGTACTGATACTACTGCTGTAGTACTGTTACTACAGCTGTAGTACTGTTACTACGAATGTAGTACTGCTACTACAACTTCAGTACTGTTATTACAACTGTAGTACTGCTACTACAACAACTGTAGTACTGTTACTACAACTTCAGTACTGTTACTACAGCTGTAGTACTGATACTACAGCTGTagtactgatactactactgtAGTACTGCTACTACAACTTCAGTACTGTTACTACAACTGTAGTACTGCTACTACAACAACTGTAGTACTGTTACTACAACTTCAGTACTGTTACTACAGCTGTagtactgatactactactgtAGTACTGCTACTACAACTTCAGTACTGTTACTACAGCTGTagtactgatactactactgtAGTACTGCTACTACAACTTCAGTACTGTTACTACAACTGTAGTACTGCTACTACAACAACTGTAGTACTGTTACTACTACAACTGTAGTACTGCTACTACTACAACTGTAGTACTGCTACTATAACTGTAGTACTGTTACTACAACTGTAGTACTGCTACTAGAACtgtagtactactactactactacaactgtAGTACTGCTACTATAACTGTAGTACTGTTACTACAACTTCAGTACTGCTATTACAACTGCAGTACTGTTACTACAACTGTAGTACTGTTACTACAACTGTAGTACTGCTATTACAACTGCAGTACTGTTACTACAACTGTAGTACTGTTACTACAACTGTAGTACTGTTACTACAACTGTAGTTCTGCTATTACTGCAACTGTAGTACTGTTACTTCTACTACTGTtgtactgctactactactgtagtactgttagcagtactgtagtactgctactactactactgcagtactggTACTgttgctactactactactgtagtacTTGTACTgttgctactactactactgtagtactggtactactactactgcagtactggTACTgttgctactactactactgtagtGCTGGTACTGCTACTACTGTAGTACTGGTACTGCTACTGTAGTGCTGGTACTACTACTGTAGTACTggtaatactactactactactactactactgtagtacTGGTACTACTACTGTAGTACTTGTACTgttgctactactactactgtagtGCTGGTACTGCTACTGTAGTACTGGTACTGCTACTGTAGTGCTGGTACTGCTACTGTAGTACTggtaatactactactactactactgtagtaGTGCCGTTACCCTGACAGCCAGAGCGAAGACGCAGCGGCGGCAGAACCAGGGACTCAGGACGCTGCTGCCCTCTACAGGAGGAACGTGGCACTGCTGATGGAAccctgacagacacacacagaacattcagaacaatgttacaatgttacaatattacaatattataatgttacaatattacagtattacaatgttacaatgttacaatattacagtattacaatattataatgttacaatattacagtattacaatgttacaatgttacaatattacagtattacaatattataatgttacaatattacagtattacaatgttacaatgttacaatattacagtattacaatgttacaatattacagtattacaatgttacaatgttacaatgttacaaTCTTAATCTACTCGTCATTaatctttaatgtttattttgtattttgactGTTGGCACATGACGTCTATGACGTCATTAACAGCTGGGCTGCTTTTCATTTGGCAAATGTTTCACTTTAGTCACTAAAGGAGTTAAAGGAGGATAAAAACAACTGCAGCCTGCAAAGTTActtaatcagtcagtcagtcagtgagttagtcagttaattagtcagttaattagtcagtcagtcagtcagtcagtcagtcagttaattAGTCAGTCAGTTAATTAGTCAGtcaattagtcagtcagtcagtgagttagtcagttaattagtcagtcagtcagtcagtcagtcagtcagttaattagtcagtcagttaattagtcagtcagtcagtcagtcaattagtcagttaattagTCAGtcaattagtcagtcagtcagtgagttagtcagttaattagtcagttaattagtcagtcagtcagtcagtcagtgagttagtcagttaattagtcagtcagttaattagtcagtcagttaattagtcagtcagtcagtcagttaattagtcagtcagttaattagtcagtcagtcagtcagtcaattagtcagtcagttaattagtcagtcagtcagtcagttaattAGTCAGTCAGTTAATTAGTCAGtcaattagtcagtcagtcagtgagttagtcagttaattagtcagttaattagtcagtcagtcagtcagtcagttagttagtcagttaattagtcagtcagtcagttagtcagtcagtcagtcagttaattagtcagtcagtcagtcagtcaattagtcagtcagttaattagtcagtcagtcagtcagtcagtcagtcagtcagtcagtcaattagtcagtcagttaattagtcagtcagtcagtcagtcagtcagttagtcagttaattagtcagtcagtcagtcagtcagttagtcagttaattagtcagtcagtcagtcagtcagttaattagtcagtcagtcagtcagtcagtcagtcagtcaattagtcagtcagttaattagtcagtcagtcagtcagtcagtcagtcagtcagtcagttaattagtcagtcagtcagttagttaattagtcagtcagtcagttagttagtcagttaattagtcagtcagtcagttagttaattagtcagtcagtcagtcagtcagtcagttagttaattagtcagtcagtcagttagtcagttaattagtcagtcagtcagttagttagtcagttaattagtcagtcagtcagttagttaattagtcagtcagtcagtcagtcagttagttaattagtcagtcagtcagttagtcagttaattagtcagtcagtcagtcagtcagtcagtcagtcagtcagtcagtcagtcagtcagtcagtcagtggtgGCAGCAGCCTGTCTCACTCACCGATGCCACACTTCCCACAGATGAGGATCTGGTTGTTTTGGTTTGATTGGCTGTCAGAGTTTGGCTCCACCTCCCGGCACACAGAGCAGCGAGGTTCCTCCCCCGGCACTCCAGCTGCAACATGATTGGACGAAAGATTGTGATCAAcaggtggagaaagagagacaggtagagggAGGTGAGACAGTATaataacctgtctgtctctcaccgtGTTGGATGTCCTTCCAGAGGACCCAGAACTTGGAGTTGTCCTCAAATGTGACAAAGCAGCTCTGCCTCGGGGGGCTCACCTGTCCACCAATCACAGCACAGAGGTTTACATCCACCAATCAGAGGACACCGTTCACCAGGTGATTTGTGTGATGACTGATGATGCTGTGCAGAGATGacacgtatgtgtgtgtgtgtgtgtgttaccctcTGTATCTTGCCCAGGTAGTAGAGTCCATCTGACCAATGACAGAGGACAAACTGTCCCACACTCAGACTGGACCCCGCCCCCTCATCGTCCTCCAGGCCACGCCCCCTCCGACCTGCCGCCCCCCCTGGAGACGTCTGAGGCTCCAGACCACAGAAGGCTTCTATCAGGTCCTCAAACatcctgcagagagacagacaggcgttcagagagacagacaggagcccggagagacagacaggagctcggagagacagacaggagctcagagagacagacaggagctcagagagacagacaggagccCGGAGAGACAGGCAGGttctcagagagacagacaggtgcccagagagacagacaggagctcagagagacagacaggagctcagagagacagacaggagccCGGAGAGACAGGCAGGttctcagagagacagacaggtgcccagagagacaggcaggttctcagagagacagacaggtgcccagagagacagacaggagcccggagagacagacaggagctcggagagacagacaggagctcggagagacagacaggagccCGGAGAGACAGGCAGGctctcagagagacagacaggtgcccagagagacagacaggcactcagagagacagacaggcactcagagagacagacaggtgcccagagagacagacaggcactcagagagacagacaggcgttcagagagacagacaggcgttcagagagacagacaggtgcccagagagacagacaggggcTCGGAGAGACATGCAGGcactcagagagacagacaggcgttcagagagacaggcaggcactcagagagacaggcaggcactcagagagacagacagaacatgtaatgaacatgtaatgaacgtgtagtaataaacatgtaatgagcatgtagtaataaacatgtaataagcatgtagtaataaacgtaatgaacatgtaatgaacatgtaatgagcatgtagtaataaacatgtaatgaacatgtaatgaacgtgtagtaataaacatgtaataataaacatgtaatgaacatgtaatgaacatgtaataataaacgtaatgaacatgtaatgaatgtgtaataataaacatgtaatgaacatgtaatgagcatgtagtaataaacGTAATGAACgtgtagtaataaacatgtaataataaacacgtaatgaacatgtaatgagcatgtagtaataaacatgtaatgaacatgtaatgaacgtgtagtaataaacatgtagtaataaacatgtaatgagcatgcagtaataaacatgtaatgaacatgtaatgAGCATGTAGTAATatacatgtaatgaacatgtaatgAACGTGTAGTaataacatgtaataa is drawn from Thunnus albacares chromosome 2, fThuAlb1.1, whole genome shotgun sequence and contains these coding sequences:
- the phf19 gene encoding PHD finger protein 19 isoform X1, with product MFEDLIEAFCGLEPQTSPGGAAGRRGRGLEDDEGAGSSLSVGQFVLCHWSDGLYYLGKIQRVSPPRQSCFVTFEDNSKFWVLWKDIQHAGVPGEEPRCSVCREVEPNSDSQSNQNNQILICGKCGIGFHQQCHVPPVEGSSVLSPWFCRRCVFALAVRKGGALKKGPISRALSAMKQVLPYHLDALDWDSQHRTNQQQCYCYCGGPGEWYLKMLQCFRCQQWFHEACTQSLQESMMFGDRFYLFLCSVCNKGSEYVRRLSLRWVDVVHLVLYNLSVSSKKKYFELDEILAFVSANWDHLQLGKLSNTPPAERGQHLLDALNKYKSKFLCGKEIKKRKCIFRLRTRVPPNPPTKLFPERAQNDGGRGLKKGVARNSASAERRKRKSKWLLEDAIPNNELSCSWTSNHHMANIFDFTLDELQSLKSSSSRTVSIDQDSTDASTSGSASTSASYHFRRRVGSRKRKLPSNSYSQWANRSEAGEEPTGILEDQESSDAHLTSDPSHFLSDPSQLPSDSSHLHSSISSYFGVSGRLTNGERYQVLARRVTAQGTVQYLLEWEGTTPY
- the phf19 gene encoding PHD finger protein 19 isoform X2, with translation MFEDLIEAFCGLEPQTSPGGAAGRRGRGLEDDEGAGSSLSVGQFVLCHWSDGLYYLGKIQRVSPPRQSCFVTFEDNSKFWVLWKDIQHAGVPGEEPRCSVCREVEPNSDSQSNQNNQILICGKCGIGFHQQCHVPPVEGSSVLSPWFCRRCVFALAVRKGGALKKGPISRALSAMKQVLPYHLDALDWDSQHRTNQQQCYCYCGGPGEWYLKMLQCFRCQQWFHEACTQSLQESMMFGDRFYLFLCSVCNKGSEYVRRLSLRWVDVVHLVLYNLSVSSKKKYFELDEILAFVSANWDHLQLGKLSNTPPAERGQHLLDALNKYKSKFLCGKEIKKRKCIFRLRTRVPPNPPTKLFPERAQNDGGRGLKKGVARNSASAERRKRKSKWLLEDAIPNNELSCSWTSNHHMANIFDFTLDELQSLKSSSRTVSIDQDSTDASTSGSASTSASYHFRRRVGSRKRKLPSNSYSQWANRSEAGEEPTGILEDQESSDAHLTSDPSHFLSDPSQLPSDSSHLHSSISSYFGVSGRLTNGERYQVLARRVTAQGTVQYLLEWEGTTPY